The Phocoena sinus isolate mPhoSin1 chromosome 12, mPhoSin1.pri, whole genome shotgun sequence genome includes a window with the following:
- the PEX3 gene encoding peroxisomal biogenesis factor 3 isoform X4: MIRNKKKTWSYHKGDLKSPELHPRSIHTQPSNKLDIWEDLKIISFTRSIVAVYSTCMLVVLLRVQLNIIGGYIYLDNAAVGKNGTTVLAPPDVQQQYLSSIQHLLGDGLTELITVIKQAVQKILGSVSLKHSLSLLDLEQKLKEIRDLVEQHKSSSWINNDGSRSLLCHYMMPDEETPLAVQACGLSPRDVTTIKLLNETRDMLESPDFSTVLNTCLNRGFSRLLDNMAEFFRPTEQDLQHGNSMNSLSSVSLPLAKIIPIINGQIHSVCSETPSHFVQDLLMMEQVKDFAANVYEAFSTPQQLEK; the protein is encoded by the exons ATG attagaaataagaaaaaaacctggTCCTACCACAAAGGTGATTTGAAAAGCCCTGAACTTCATCCACGTAGTATACACACACA gCCTTCAAACAAGCTAGACATATGGGAGGATCTGAAGATAATAA gtttcacAAGAAGTATCGTAGCTGTGTACAGTACTTGCATGCTGGTGGTTCTTTTGCGAGTCCAGTTAAACATAATTGGTGGATATATTTACCTGGATAATGCAGCAGTTGGCAAAAATGGCACC aCAGTTCTTGCCCCCCCAGATGTCCAACAGCAATATTTATCAAGTATTCAACACCTCCTTGGAGATG GCCTGACAGAATTGATCACTGTCATTAAACaagctgtgcagaagattttagGAAG tgTTTCTCTTAAACATTCTTTGTCCCTTTTGGACTTggagcaaaaactaaaagaaatcagagatcTCGTTGAGCAAcataaatcttcttcttggattaataaCGATGGATCCAGATCTTTATTGTGCCATTATATGATGCCAGATGAAGAAACTCCATTAGCAGTTCAG GCCTGTGGGCTTTCTCCTAGAGATGTTACCACTATTAAACTACTCAATGAAACTAGAGACATGTTGGAAAG TCCAGATTTTAGTACAGTTTTGAATACCTGTCTAAACCGAGGATTTAGTAGACTGCTAGACAATATGGCTGAGTTCTTTCGACCTACTGAACAGGACCTGCAACACGGTAACTCCATGAATAG TCTTTCCAGTGTCAGCCTGCCTTTAGCTAAGATAATTCCAATAATAAATGGACAGATCCATTCAGTTTGCAGTGAAACACCTAGTCATTTTGTTCAG GATCTGTTAATGATGGAGCAAGTGAAAGACTTTGCTGCTAATGTGTACGAGGCCTTTAGTACTCCTCAACAACTGGAgaaatga